One genomic segment of Aquipluma nitroreducens includes these proteins:
- the ruvB gene encoding Holliday junction branch migration DNA helicase RuvB — MSEHFDFRDESFSDNEKDIDKQLRPLDFDDFSGQNKIVENLKIFVKAAKMRGEALDHVLLHGPPGLGKTTLSNIIANELGVSLKLTSGPVLDKPGDLAGLLTNLEPNSVLFIDEIHRLSPIVEEYLYSAMEDYKIDIMIDKGPSARSIQLELNPFTLIGATTRSGLLTSPLRARFGIKAHLEYYDVDVLTKIVKRSAFILNVKISDQAAVEIATRSRGTPRIVNALLRRVRDFAQVKGNGSIDIEITLYSLDALNIDKFGLDEMDNKILLTIIDKFKGGPVGLSTIATAVGEDTGTIEEVYEPFLIMEGFLKRTPRGREVTDLAYKHLGKIHYGDSPTLF, encoded by the coding sequence TTGATTTTGACGATTTTAGTGGCCAGAATAAAATTGTTGAAAATCTGAAAATATTTGTCAAAGCTGCTAAAATGCGAGGCGAAGCTTTAGACCATGTTTTGCTTCATGGCCCACCCGGACTTGGAAAAACAACACTTTCAAACATTATTGCCAATGAACTTGGAGTTTCCTTAAAATTAACTTCAGGACCAGTTTTAGATAAGCCAGGTGATTTAGCCGGATTATTAACCAATCTTGAACCAAATTCCGTTCTTTTCATTGATGAGATTCATCGTTTAAGTCCTATCGTTGAAGAATACCTGTATTCGGCAATGGAGGATTACAAGATTGATATCATGATTGACAAAGGACCCAGTGCACGGTCAATACAGCTCGAATTAAACCCTTTCACATTAATTGGTGCAACTACGCGCTCAGGTTTACTAACCAGTCCCCTAAGGGCTCGTTTTGGCATTAAAGCGCATCTGGAATATTACGATGTTGATGTACTTACTAAAATAGTAAAACGCTCGGCTTTTATTTTGAATGTAAAAATAAGCGATCAGGCAGCTGTGGAAATAGCAACCCGCAGCCGTGGAACTCCCCGAATTGTAAATGCATTGTTGCGTCGTGTCAGGGATTTTGCCCAGGTAAAGGGAAATGGAAGTATTGATATTGAAATTACTTTATACTCACTTGATGCGCTGAATATCGATAAATTTGGACTGGACGAAATGGACAATAAAATTCTGCTGACCATTATCGATAAATTTAAAGGCGGACCTGTTGGTTTATCAACAATTGCTACAGCTGTTGGTGAGGATACCGGTACAATTGAAGAAGTATATGAACCATTCCTGATTATGGAAGGCTTTTTGAAACGTACACCGCGTGGACGTGAAGTTACCGATTTAGCCTATAAGCACTTAGGCAAAATTCATTACGGCGACTCCCCTACTCTTTTTTAA